A window from Sinorhizobium fredii encodes these proteins:
- a CDS encoding carbohydrate ABC transporter permease, with protein sequence MDNIASNSTLTAHETATGRIEKGPSGRKPRRRLSRRNIIVYGTLIVVALYYLLPLYVMIVTSLKGMPEIRVGNIFAPPLEITFEPWVKAWAEACTGLNCDGLSRGFWNSVRITLPSVIISIAVASVNGYALANWRFKGAELFFTILVIGAFIPYQVMIYPIVIVLREMGVYGTLTGLVIVHTIFGMPILTLLFRNYFAGLPEELFKAARVDGAGFWTIYFKIMLPMSLPIFVVAMILQVTGIWNDFLFGVVFTRPEYYPMTVQLNNIVNSVQGVKEYNVNMAATVLTGAVPLVVYFVSGRLFVRGIAAGAVKG encoded by the coding sequence GTGGATAACATTGCCAGCAACAGCACGCTCACTGCCCATGAAACGGCAACCGGGCGGATCGAAAAGGGCCCGAGCGGCCGCAAGCCGCGCCGCCGGCTATCGCGGCGCAACATCATCGTCTACGGCACCTTGATCGTCGTGGCCCTTTACTACTTGCTGCCGCTCTACGTGATGATCGTGACGTCGCTCAAAGGCATGCCGGAAATCCGCGTCGGCAACATCTTCGCGCCGCCGCTCGAAATCACCTTCGAACCCTGGGTGAAGGCTTGGGCGGAGGCCTGCACGGGGCTCAATTGCGACGGGCTCTCCCGCGGCTTCTGGAATTCGGTCCGCATCACCCTGCCTTCGGTGATCATCTCGATCGCGGTTGCCTCGGTGAACGGCTATGCGCTGGCGAACTGGCGCTTCAAGGGGGCGGAGCTCTTCTTCACCATCCTGGTCATCGGCGCCTTCATCCCATACCAGGTGATGATCTATCCGATCGTGATCGTGCTTCGTGAAATGGGCGTCTATGGCACGCTGACCGGACTTGTCATCGTGCATACGATCTTCGGCATGCCGATCCTGACCCTCCTGTTCCGCAACTACTTCGCGGGACTGCCGGAAGAGCTCTTCAAGGCGGCGCGGGTCGATGGTGCCGGGTTCTGGACGATCTACTTCAAGATCATGCTGCCGATGTCGCTCCCGATCTTCGTGGTGGCGATGATCCTGCAGGTCACCGGCATCTGGAACGACTTCCTGTTCGGCGTCGTGTTCACGCGGCCCGAGTACTACCCGATGACCGTCCAGCTCAACAACATCGTCAATTCGGTCCAGGGCGTGAAGGAATACAACGTCAACATGGCAGCGACGGTTTTGACGGGAGCCGTTCCGCTCGTCGTCTATTTCGTCTCCGGTCGGCTCTTTGTCCGCGGCATCGCGGCCGGTGCAGTGAAAGGATAA
- a CDS encoding carbohydrate ABC transporter permease — translation MTALTRGSGRPNQWLRNLNAKIASIPMILTAVVIFLGGTIWTVVYSFTNSKLLPRLSFVGLDQYERLWAAPRWIISIQNLAVYGFFSLVFSLVIGFVLAALMDQKIRFENTFRTIMLYPFALSFIVTGLVWQWLLNPQFGIQSIVRSLGWTSFSFDPLYDADIVIYGILIAALWQGTGLVMCLMLAGLRGIDEDIWKAARVDGIPMWKTYVLIIIPMMRGVFITTLVIIASGIVKVYDLVVAQTSGGPGIASEVPAKYVYDYMFQAQNLGQGFAASTMMLITVAIIIVPWAYLEFGGGRKRG, via the coding sequence ATGACGGCTCTAACACGTGGTTCGGGCAGACCGAACCAGTGGCTGCGTAACCTGAATGCGAAGATCGCCTCGATTCCGATGATCCTGACAGCCGTGGTCATCTTCCTCGGCGGCACGATCTGGACTGTCGTCTACTCGTTCACCAACTCGAAATTGCTGCCGCGTCTCTCCTTCGTCGGCCTCGACCAGTACGAGCGGCTGTGGGCGGCGCCGCGCTGGATCATCTCCATCCAGAACCTTGCGGTCTACGGCTTCTTCTCGCTGGTCTTCAGCCTGGTGATCGGCTTCGTGCTCGCGGCGCTGATGGACCAGAAAATCCGCTTCGAGAATACCTTCCGAACGATCATGCTCTATCCCTTCGCCCTGTCCTTCATCGTGACCGGGCTGGTCTGGCAGTGGCTTCTCAATCCACAATTCGGCATCCAGTCGATCGTTCGGTCGCTCGGCTGGACAAGCTTCTCCTTCGACCCGCTCTACGATGCCGATATCGTCATCTACGGCATCCTGATCGCCGCGCTCTGGCAGGGCACGGGTCTCGTCATGTGTCTGATGCTCGCGGGCTTACGCGGCATCGACGAGGACATCTGGAAGGCCGCGCGGGTCGACGGCATCCCAATGTGGAAGACCTATGTGCTGATCATCATCCCGATGATGCGCGGCGTTTTCATCACCACCCTGGTGATCATCGCGAGCGGCATCGTCAAGGTCTACGACCTCGTCGTGGCGCAAACGAGCGGCGGCCCCGGCATCGCGTCGGAGGTGCCGGCCAAATACGTCTACGACTACATGTTCCAGGCCCAGAACCTCGGCCAGGGCTTCGCCGCCTCCACCATGATGCTGATCACCGTCGCCATCATCATCGTGCCGTGGGCGTATCTGGAATTCGGAGGAGGCCGCAAGCGTGGATAA
- a CDS encoding ABC transporter substrate-binding protein, which produces MKLRSLAGALAATVVLPFGLAQATDLEVTHWWTSGGEAAAVAELAKAFDATGNKWVDGAIAGSGGTARPIMISRITGGDPMGATQFNHGRQAEELVEAGLMRDLTDVATRENWKEIVKPASLLDSCTIEGKIYCAPVNIHSWQWLWLSNAAFKQAGVPVPKNWDEFVAAGPALEKAGIIPLAVGGQPWQAAGAFDVLMVAIAGKDVFEQVFAKKDEEVAAGPEIAKVFKAADDARRLSKGTNVQDWNQATNLVITGKAGGQIMGDWAQGEFQVAGQKAGVDYTCLPGLGVNEVISTGGDAFYFPLLEDEEKSKAQEVLASTLLNPKTQVAFNLKKGSLPVRGDVDLATANDCMKKGLEILAKGNVIQGTDQLLSADSQKQKEDLFSEFFANPSMTPEDAQKRFAEIIAAAD; this is translated from the coding sequence ATGAAATTACGTTCTTTGGCCGGCGCTTTGGCCGCAACCGTGGTCCTGCCGTTCGGCCTGGCTCAGGCCACCGATCTGGAGGTCACGCATTGGTGGACGTCCGGCGGCGAAGCTGCCGCGGTCGCCGAACTTGCGAAGGCATTCGACGCGACCGGCAACAAATGGGTTGATGGTGCGATCGCCGGCTCCGGCGGCACGGCGCGGCCGATCATGATCAGCCGCATCACCGGCGGCGACCCGATGGGCGCGACTCAGTTCAACCATGGCCGTCAGGCCGAGGAACTGGTCGAGGCCGGGTTGATGCGCGACCTGACCGATGTCGCTACGCGCGAAAACTGGAAGGAAATCGTCAAGCCGGCCAGCCTGCTCGACTCCTGCACGATCGAAGGCAAGATCTATTGCGCGCCCGTCAACATCCATTCCTGGCAATGGCTGTGGCTTTCGAATGCTGCCTTCAAGCAGGCCGGTGTGCCGGTGCCGAAGAACTGGGACGAATTCGTTGCGGCCGGGCCGGCGCTTGAAAAGGCCGGCATCATACCGCTTGCCGTCGGCGGTCAGCCGTGGCAGGCGGCCGGTGCGTTCGACGTGCTGATGGTGGCGATTGCCGGCAAGGACGTGTTCGAGCAAGTCTTTGCCAAGAAGGATGAGGAAGTCGCAGCCGGACCGGAGATCGCCAAGGTCTTCAAGGCGGCCGACGATGCACGCCGCCTGTCGAAAGGCACCAATGTTCAGGACTGGAACCAGGCGACGAACCTTGTCATCACCGGCAAGGCCGGCGGCCAGATCATGGGTGACTGGGCCCAGGGCGAGTTCCAGGTGGCGGGCCAGAAGGCCGGAGTCGACTATACGTGCCTTCCGGGTCTTGGCGTGAACGAAGTGATCTCGACCGGCGGCGATGCCTTCTATTTTCCGCTGCTCGAGGATGAGGAAAAGTCGAAGGCGCAGGAAGTGCTGGCATCGACGCTCCTCAATCCGAAGACACAGGTCGCTTTCAATCTGAAGAAGGGCTCGCTGCCGGTGCGCGGCGACGTGGACCTCGCAACCGCCAACGACTGCATGAAGAAGGGGCTGGAAATCCTCGCTAAGGGCAACGTGATCCAGGGCACCGACCAGCTGCTGTCGGCCGACAGTCAGAAGCAGAAGGAAGACCTCTTCTCCGAGTTCTTCGCAAACCCGTCGATGACGCCGGAAGACGCTCAGAAGCGCTTCGCCGAAATCATCGCCGCAGCGGACTGA
- a CDS encoding LacI family transcriptional regulator, whose protein sequence is MEDRTRNRPAAAPPTEGGRPTLKTIAFMTGLGITTVSRALKDAPDIGAETKERVRLVAKQIGYQPNRAGVRLRTGKTNVISLVLTLEEEIMGITSPMVIGITEILAGTPYHLVVTPYSSSKDPLGPIRYILDTGAADGVIISRMEPNDPRVTLLTERQFPFATHGRTEMGIAHPYHDFDNGRFAYEAVRRLVERGRRRLVLLEPPPHLTFHSHMRTGFEHGLKDFGAESVSFHQVNIDYSLVAIRDAFEKLMGSSDAPDGIVSGSGSGAIALIAGIEAARKKLGEDADMVSKVPSDFLRWLRPEVMTMYEDIRVAGRELAKAVIGRIEGSPPETLQSLSQPEFQPPMQRSPEV, encoded by the coding sequence ATGGAAGACAGGACGAGAAACAGGCCAGCGGCAGCGCCGCCAACGGAGGGCGGCAGGCCGACATTGAAGACGATCGCCTTCATGACCGGGCTCGGCATCACAACCGTTTCCCGCGCGCTGAAGGACGCGCCCGACATCGGCGCCGAGACCAAGGAGCGGGTGCGCCTGGTCGCCAAGCAGATCGGCTATCAGCCGAACCGCGCAGGCGTCCGCCTCAGGACCGGCAAGACGAATGTCATCAGCCTTGTGCTGACGCTCGAGGAAGAGATCATGGGCATCACCAGCCCGATGGTCATCGGCATCACCGAGATCCTCGCCGGCACGCCGTATCATCTCGTCGTCACGCCCTATAGTTCCTCCAAGGATCCGCTCGGGCCGATCCGCTACATTCTCGATACCGGCGCTGCCGACGGCGTGATCATCTCTCGAATGGAGCCGAACGATCCACGCGTGACGCTGCTCACCGAGCGTCAATTTCCCTTCGCGACACATGGCCGGACCGAAATGGGGATCGCCCATCCCTATCACGACTTCGACAACGGACGCTTCGCGTATGAGGCGGTGCGCAGGCTTGTCGAGCGCGGCAGGCGCCGGCTGGTGCTCCTGGAACCGCCGCCGCACCTCACCTTCCATTCCCACATGCGCACCGGCTTCGAGCACGGTCTCAAGGATTTCGGCGCGGAGTCGGTGAGCTTCCATCAGGTCAACATCGACTACAGCCTCGTCGCCATCCGCGACGCTTTCGAGAAGCTGATGGGCTCTTCGGACGCCCCCGACGGGATCGTCTCCGGCAGCGGCTCGGGTGCCATTGCGCTGATTGCCGGCATCGAGGCGGCGCGCAAGAAGCTCGGCGAGGACGCAGACATGGTCTCCAAGGTCCCGAGCGACTTCCTGCGCTGGCTGCGCCCGGAAGTGATGACCATGTACGAGGATATCCGGGTCGCCGGACGCGAACTCGCCAAGGCGGTCATCGGCCGCATCGAGGGAAGCCCTCCCGAAACGCTTCAAAGCCTCAGCCAGCCCGAATTCCAGCCGCCGATGCAGAGATCGCCGGAAGTTTAG
- a CDS encoding adenylate/guanylate cyclase domain-containing protein, with protein sequence MPTNEAKGRHLAVVLAADVAGYSRLMSEDEEATLSLLTKYQEIIAGLVAEHRGRVFNMAGDGVMVEFASAVQAVRCAVAIQRALGRRNIDLPERRRMMFRIGINLGDVIARGGDLFGDGVNIAARLQTLDEPGDICISASVHDQIVGKLSFACECLGEKTLKNIARPVRAYRVRSSMEPPVPITELQSGSLALPDKPSIAVMPFVNMSGDAEQDYFADGLTEDLITALAKFRWFFVIARNSSFTYKNRAATVQQIGSELGVRYVLEGSTRKSSDRVRVTAQLVEAETGHHVWAERYDRDLAELFALQDEIVDRVAGAIEPEMLRMETLRVRRKAPDNLTAWELIFRGMWHFYQFTPAEHRCARELFRKAIVAAPDIAEGYTWLGRCNAGTLFFRWSENPAGDMAEGWQAALRAAQLAETDPYAHYAVGIMSVVMGRLHRAMEAAQRSIDLSPSFALGYMLLGMSRLFLGRAGQAIEPFQRGLRLSPHDPLAFLWLHFLAFAHFLTGEYEESLQPALNAAAKRPDLPSTHCALVCCLVELGRQREAEQAAAEMQRNSSEGQEELGEFVSRFVNPEQREQIRTSLRKAGWQGNW encoded by the coding sequence GTGCCGACGAATGAAGCAAAGGGACGCCATCTGGCCGTTGTCCTGGCTGCCGACGTCGCTGGGTACAGCCGTCTCATGTCGGAAGACGAAGAGGCGACGCTCAGCCTACTTACTAAGTATCAGGAGATCATTGCGGGTCTTGTCGCCGAACACCGCGGTCGGGTGTTCAACATGGCTGGCGATGGCGTCATGGTCGAGTTCGCAAGTGCCGTGCAGGCGGTGCGTTGCGCCGTCGCTATTCAGCGCGCCCTCGGCCGCCGCAATATCGATCTTCCCGAACGCCGCCGCATGATGTTCCGCATCGGCATCAATCTTGGCGACGTAATCGCCCGCGGCGGTGATCTCTTCGGAGACGGGGTCAATATAGCGGCGCGGCTGCAGACGCTCGACGAACCGGGCGACATCTGTATCTCTGCTTCCGTGCATGATCAAATCGTCGGAAAGCTAAGCTTTGCGTGTGAGTGCCTCGGCGAAAAAACCTTAAAAAATATCGCGCGACCGGTGCGCGCCTATCGCGTCCGCTCCAGCATGGAGCCGCCTGTGCCGATAACCGAGCTCCAGAGCGGCTCTTTGGCCTTGCCGGACAAGCCGTCGATCGCGGTGATGCCATTCGTCAATATGAGCGGAGATGCCGAGCAGGATTACTTTGCTGACGGCCTGACGGAGGATCTTATTACGGCCCTCGCAAAGTTCCGGTGGTTTTTCGTCATCGCCCGCAATTCGAGCTTCACCTACAAGAACCGCGCCGCCACGGTGCAGCAGATCGGCAGTGAACTCGGCGTGCGTTATGTGTTGGAGGGGAGCACGCGCAAATCGAGCGACAGGGTTCGCGTCACGGCGCAGTTGGTGGAAGCGGAAACCGGCCATCATGTCTGGGCCGAACGGTACGACCGTGACCTGGCGGAGCTCTTCGCGCTGCAGGACGAGATCGTCGACCGCGTTGCCGGCGCGATCGAGCCGGAAATGCTGAGAATGGAGACCCTACGGGTGCGGCGCAAAGCGCCGGACAACCTGACCGCCTGGGAACTGATCTTTCGCGGCATGTGGCACTTCTATCAGTTCACGCCGGCCGAGCATCGCTGTGCGCGCGAGCTGTTTCGCAAGGCGATCGTGGCGGCGCCCGATATCGCCGAAGGATACACCTGGCTTGGCAGGTGCAACGCGGGGACGCTGTTCTTCCGGTGGAGCGAGAACCCCGCGGGGGACATGGCGGAGGGATGGCAGGCGGCGCTGCGTGCCGCGCAACTTGCCGAAACCGACCCCTATGCGCATTATGCGGTGGGAATTATGAGCGTCGTCATGGGCAGGCTCCATCGGGCAATGGAGGCCGCCCAAAGATCGATTGACCTCAGTCCCAGCTTTGCGCTCGGCTATATGCTCCTCGGTATGTCGCGCCTCTTCCTCGGCCGGGCCGGCCAGGCGATTGAGCCATTTCAGAGAGGCCTGCGCCTCAGTCCGCACGATCCGCTTGCATTCCTATGGCTGCATTTCCTGGCCTTCGCTCATTTCCTCACAGGGGAGTACGAAGAATCGCTTCAACCGGCGCTCAATGCCGCGGCCAAGCGGCCGGATCTACCCTCCACGCACTGCGCACTCGTCTGTTGTCTCGTGGAACTGGGGCGCCAGCGTGAGGCCGAACAGGCAGCCGCCGAAATGCAACGGAACTCGTCTGAAGGACAGGAGGAACTCGGCGAGTTCGTATCGCGCTTCGTCAATCCCGAGCAACGCGAACAAATACGCACTAGTCTCCGCAAAGCGGGCTGGCAGGGCAACTGGTAG
- a CDS encoding YdeI/OmpD-associated family protein — MPPVKVDPDKVHEFEDPAAFYAWLGEHHDKQDEVWIKVHKVGSGLKSITPKQAIDVVLCWGWIDGVRKGLDEKSFLQRYTPRGRKSTWSQINVDNVARLIKDGRMTEHGLRQVEMAKADGRWDRAYKSGKDMKIPDDLQAAIEAEPKANEMLSKLSEQNRFALAFRTHNMKTEAGRKKKIETFVEMLKRGETIYPQGKK; from the coding sequence ATGCCGCCCGTCAAGGTCGATCCCGACAAAGTGCATGAGTTCGAGGACCCCGCAGCCTTTTATGCGTGGCTCGGCGAGCACCACGACAAGCAGGACGAAGTCTGGATCAAGGTCCACAAAGTTGGGTCGGGGCTCAAGTCGATCACGCCCAAGCAGGCCATAGACGTGGTGCTCTGCTGGGGCTGGATCGACGGGGTGCGCAAGGGGCTCGATGAGAAAAGCTTTCTCCAACGCTACACGCCACGTGGCAGGAAGAGCACCTGGAGCCAGATCAATGTCGATAATGTCGCGCGACTGATCAAGGACGGCCGGATGACGGAGCACGGGCTTCGGCAGGTGGAGATGGCCAAGGCCGACGGCCGCTGGGACCGCGCCTATAAGAGCGGCAAGGACATGAAGATCCCCGACGACCTCCAGGCCGCAATCGAAGCCGAACCCAAGGCCAACGAGATGCTTAGCAAGCTTAGCGAACAGAACCGCTTCGCGCTGGCCTTCCGCACCCACAACATGAAAACCGAAGCCGGTCGAAAGAAGAAGATCGAGACCTTTGTCGAGATGCTGAAGCGCGGCGAGACGATCTATCCGCAGGGGAAGAAGTGA
- the gndA gene encoding NADP-dependent phosphogluconate dehydrogenase, which produces MSQAEIGLIGLGVMGSNLALNIAEKGNKIAVFNRSVDATRKFYAEAGALKEQIVPCETIQEFVAAIRPPRPIIIMIKAGDPVDQQMQALKPHLDNGDIMIDAGNANFRDTMRRFDALKDSGLTFIGMGVSGGEEGARHGPSIMVGGTEESYRRVEKVLTSVAAKYDNDPCVAWLGENGAGHFVKTIHNGIEYADMQMIAEIYGILRDGLKMTAQEIGEVFGAWNKGRLNSYLIEITEKVLKAADPLTGKPMVDLILDKAGQKGTGKWSVIEAQNMGVPATAIEAAVAARSISSAKEERDAAEKILGLPPVGEFKVTDKQAFIKDLESALLAGKIGAYAQGFAVMSAASKEFDWNLPMPTIARIWRAGCIIRSQFLDEITTAFTKAPDAANLIVTPAFAAMVKETDGALRRVVSAAVLGGLPVPALASALGYFDSYRRGRGTANVIQAQRDFFGAHGFDRVDGADSHHGPWGSGLTA; this is translated from the coding sequence GTGTCACAGGCGGAAATCGGCCTCATCGGTCTCGGCGTCATGGGATCGAACCTGGCACTCAATATCGCGGAAAAAGGCAACAAGATCGCCGTTTTCAACCGTTCGGTTGACGCGACGCGGAAATTCTACGCGGAGGCGGGCGCGCTCAAGGAACAGATCGTTCCCTGCGAAACGATTCAGGAATTCGTCGCCGCTATCCGTCCGCCGCGCCCGATCATTATCATGATCAAGGCCGGCGACCCCGTCGACCAGCAGATGCAGGCGCTGAAGCCCCATCTCGACAACGGCGACATCATGATCGACGCGGGTAACGCCAATTTCCGCGACACGATGCGCCGCTTCGATGCGTTGAAGGATAGCGGCCTCACCTTCATCGGCATGGGAGTTTCCGGCGGCGAGGAGGGGGCGCGCCATGGACCGTCGATCATGGTCGGCGGTACGGAGGAATCCTATCGCCGCGTCGAGAAGGTGCTGACCTCGGTCGCCGCGAAATACGACAATGATCCCTGCGTCGCTTGGCTCGGCGAAAACGGCGCCGGCCACTTTGTCAAGACGATCCATAACGGCATCGAATATGCCGACATGCAGATGATCGCCGAGATCTACGGCATCCTGCGCGACGGACTGAAGATGACGGCGCAGGAGATCGGCGAGGTCTTCGGTGCCTGGAACAAGGGCCGGCTCAATTCTTACCTGATCGAAATCACCGAAAAGGTTTTGAAGGCCGCCGATCCTTTGACCGGCAAGCCCATGGTCGACCTGATCCTCGATAAGGCCGGACAGAAGGGCACCGGCAAATGGTCGGTGATCGAGGCGCAGAACATGGGCGTGCCGGCGACCGCCATCGAGGCGGCCGTCGCCGCCCGCAGCATCTCCTCCGCGAAGGAGGAGCGTGACGCAGCCGAAAAGATCCTCGGGCTGCCGCCGGTCGGCGAGTTCAAGGTGACGGACAAGCAAGCCTTCATCAAGGACCTCGAAAGCGCGCTGCTCGCCGGCAAGATCGGCGCCTATGCGCAGGGCTTCGCGGTGATGTCGGCCGCCTCGAAGGAGTTCGACTGGAACCTCCCGATGCCGACGATCGCCCGGATCTGGCGGGCCGGCTGCATCATCCGCTCGCAATTCCTCGACGAGATCACCACCGCCTTCACCAAGGCGCCGGATGCGGCCAACCTGATCGTCACGCCCGCCTTCGCGGCGATGGTCAAGGAAACCGACGGGGCGCTCCGCCGGGTCGTTTCCGCGGCGGTGCTCGGCGGCCTGCCGGTGCCGGCGCTCGCCTCGGCGCTCGGCTATTTCGACAGCTACCGCCGCGGCCGCGGCACGGCGAACGTCATCCAGGCGCAGCGCGACTTCTTCGGCGCTCACGGTTTCGACCGCGTCGACGGCGCCGACAGCCACCACGGACCGTGGGGCAGCGGATTGACCGCTTAG
- a CDS encoding helix-turn-helix domain-containing protein has protein sequence MPNITPPRLAQSTGIYRERPAAGALAAYFKCLWLHRLPDGEAPSMAVVPDGCADVIWTSGGPAIVGPDRVAAFPKLAAGETIFGARFRIGAAAAWLRTPLSGLTGRTVPLDLLWGRAANEMDERMALARDATERLAILAGAFKGRLSTAHPPPPNIASLVKHLHEARPAAADPIRNLARTTGSSERSLRRLCLEHFGYGAKTLDRVLRLQRFLAAGRGRPQDKLAALAADAGYADQAHLTRETRELTSLTPGEILRQFAPDPSEKSKG, from the coding sequence ATGCCGAACATCACACCGCCCCGACTTGCGCAAAGCACGGGCATTTACCGGGAGCGGCCCGCCGCCGGCGCGCTTGCTGCCTATTTCAAATGCCTGTGGCTGCATCGACTCCCCGACGGCGAAGCGCCAAGCATGGCCGTCGTACCGGACGGCTGCGCCGACGTCATCTGGACGTCCGGCGGCCCGGCAATCGTTGGACCCGACCGTGTCGCCGCCTTCCCCAAGCTCGCCGCAGGCGAAACCATCTTCGGTGCCCGGTTCAGAATTGGTGCAGCGGCCGCCTGGCTGCGCACGCCGTTGAGCGGGTTGACCGGCCGGACGGTCCCACTCGATCTCCTTTGGGGGCGAGCGGCCAACGAAATGGACGAGCGGATGGCGCTGGCACGGGACGCCACCGAGCGGCTCGCGATATTGGCAGGCGCATTTAAAGGCCGCCTCTCGACCGCGCACCCCCCGCCACCGAACATCGCTTCGTTGGTGAAGCATCTCCACGAGGCTCGCCCAGCCGCGGCCGATCCCATCCGAAACCTGGCGCGAACAACCGGCTCTAGCGAGCGAAGTCTCCGCCGTCTCTGCCTCGAGCATTTCGGCTATGGTGCCAAGACCCTAGATCGCGTGCTGCGCCTGCAGCGCTTCCTGGCTGCCGGCCGCGGCCGGCCGCAGGACAAATTGGCGGCCCTCGCCGCCGATGCCGGCTATGCCGACCAGGCACACCTTACCCGGGAAACGAGGGAGCTCACCTCGCTGACGCCCGGCGAAATCCTGCGGCAATTCGCTCCAGACCCATCAGAGAAATCGAAGGGGTGA
- a CDS encoding polyketide cyclase, which produces MTTMAARIIHVSIERDWRDVYAFMADHQKMPLWASGLSTGLARDGDEWIAPGPLGNARVRFPPANEFGVVDHLVKLENGAKIHNALRVVPNGDGAEVMFTLLRQFDMSDEQLAADAACVQKDLDTLKTILEESKDGKGHRHDR; this is translated from the coding sequence ATGACCACGATGGCCGCCAGAATTATCCACGTCTCGATCGAGCGAGACTGGCGCGATGTCTACGCCTTCATGGCCGATCACCAAAAGATGCCGCTTTGGGCCTCCGGGCTCTCGACGGGGCTTGCGCGTGACGGCGACGAATGGATCGCGCCGGGCCCGCTCGGCAATGCCCGTGTTCGTTTCCCTCCCGCCAATGAGTTCGGCGTCGTGGACCATTTGGTGAAGCTCGAGAACGGCGCGAAGATCCACAACGCGCTCCGGGTGGTGCCGAATGGCGACGGCGCGGAAGTGATGTTCACCCTGCTGAGACAGTTCGACATGAGTGACGAACAATTAGCGGCGGATGCCGCCTGCGTTCAAAAGGATCTCGACACCTTGAAGACCATTCTGGAAGAATCAAAAGACGGCAAAGGACATCGCCATGACCGGTAG
- a CDS encoding VOC family protein: protein MAMTGSDRRIDYIEFNVADIAASKAFYGSAFGWTFTDYGPEYCEFADGRLTGGFTTLGPVRSGGPLVIIYADELEGALARVEGAGGRIVKPIFTFPGGRRFHFADPDGYELAVWSKQ from the coding sequence ATCGCCATGACCGGTAGCGACCGACGGATCGACTATATCGAATTCAACGTGGCGGACATCGCGGCGAGCAAGGCCTTCTACGGCAGCGCGTTCGGCTGGACCTTTACCGATTACGGTCCGGAATATTGCGAGTTCGCCGACGGCCGGCTGACCGGCGGCTTCACGACGCTCGGTCCGGTCCGCAGCGGAGGGCCGCTCGTCATCATCTATGCCGATGAGCTGGAAGGCGCGCTCGCCCGCGTCGAGGGCGCCGGCGGCAGGATCGTCAAACCGATCTTCACCTTCCCCGGCGGCAGGCGCTTTCACTTTGCCGATCCGGACGGTTACGAGCTGGCGGTCTGGTCCAAGCAATAG
- a CDS encoding lipid A biosynthesis lauroyl acyltransferase has product MLITRLVLAADRFRQWLIAQLVFLLLNVLKLFPADAAINFMDRVARWIGPKTRRHKLTLTNLRNAYPEKSDAWIKETALESWGNMGRLAAEYVFLDRLFDFDPHRAEPGRVEVSGIPLFLELRDNPRPFIVFTAHSGNFEMLPVAGSAFGLDVTVLFRPPNNPYMADKVFQFRQERMGNLVPSHAGSSFALARQLERGGGVGVLVDQKFRKGLKTKFFGQDVQTNPLLAKLVRQFNCEVYPARCIRLPGGRFRLELEPAVEIPRRADGSVDVTATAQMLNDKVESWVREYPGQWLWYHDRWRIKRSL; this is encoded by the coding sequence ATGCTGATCACACGGCTGGTGCTCGCTGCCGATCGCTTCCGGCAATGGCTGATCGCACAGCTCGTCTTCCTGCTTCTCAATGTTTTGAAGCTCTTTCCGGCGGATGCGGCGATCAATTTCATGGATCGCGTCGCGCGCTGGATCGGTCCGAAGACCCGCCGCCATAAGCTGACGCTTACCAATCTGCGCAATGCCTATCCTGAGAAGAGCGACGCCTGGATAAAGGAGACCGCGCTCGAAAGCTGGGGCAATATGGGCCGGCTCGCGGCCGAATATGTCTTCCTCGACCGGCTCTTCGACTTCGATCCGCACCGCGCCGAGCCGGGCAGGGTGGAGGTCTCGGGCATTCCGCTCTTCCTGGAGCTGCGAGACAATCCGCGGCCCTTCATCGTCTTCACGGCGCATAGCGGCAATTTTGAGATGCTGCCTGTGGCGGGCTCCGCCTTCGGGCTGGACGTCACCGTTCTCTTCCGGCCGCCGAACAATCCTTACATGGCCGACAAGGTCTTCCAGTTCCGCCAGGAGCGGATGGGCAATCTCGTGCCCTCCCATGCGGGCTCCTCCTTTGCGCTCGCCCGCCAGCTCGAACGCGGCGGCGGCGTCGGCGTGCTGGTCGACCAGAAATTCCGCAAGGGCCTGAAGACGAAGTTCTTCGGCCAGGACGTCCAGACCAATCCGCTGCTCGCGAAACTTGTTCGCCAGTTCAATTGCGAGGTCTATCCGGCCCGTTGCATCCGCCTCCCCGGCGGCCGATTCCGGCTGGAACTCGAGCCGGCCGTCGAAATTCCGCGCAGGGCCGATGGCAGCGTCGATGTCACGGCGACGGCGCAGATGCTGAACGACAAGGTCGAGAGCTGGGTTCGCGAATATCCGGGCCAGTGGCTCTGGTATCACGACCGGTGGCGTATCAAGCGCAGTCTCTGA